In the Eremothecium cymbalariae DBVPG#7215 chromosome 7, complete sequence genome, one interval contains:
- a CDS encoding uncharacterized protein (similar to Saccharomyces cerevisiae YHR149C SKG6) produces MSTVSQTATETTLESKCSGAACQKPSEASIKSIVLGVLIPLAVIMLGLGVVLYKVWKKNKQEEFEDNDPNFDGDAEYVPDFMNQAHYPTSYDAYPSKEDTTGYYPDQTQGKVDNRFEPAYVKN; encoded by the coding sequence ATGTCTACAGTGTCGCAAACGGCTACCGAAACAACACTTGAGTCGAAGTGCTCAGGAGCAGCATGCCAGAAGCCCTCTGAAGCGAGTATTAAATCGATTGTCCTTGGGGTGCTTATTCCACTAGCTGTGATTATGCTTGGGCTTGGGGTTGTGCTCTATAAGGTCTGGAAGAAAAACAAGCAGGAAGAATTCGAGGACAACGATCCTAATTTCGATGGGGATGCGGAATACGTCCCTGATTTCATGAACCAGGCCCATTATCCGACATCCTACGATGCCTATCCGAGCAAAGAAGACACTACTGGGTACTATCCTGACCAGACGCAAGGGAAGGTGGACAACCGGTTTGAACCTGCATATGTGAAAAATTAG
- a CDS encoding glyoxylate reductase (similar to Ashbya gossypii AGR227W), translating to MFTESHGVCQKQGKPKVLILNSKVTEVATHIDEWEQLSEYFDFVLYELTTTAALQEYLPTSGISALWISAEFFNVVNGLNDILDYLPPSMKLLLIPWVGYEFSDPKMLREKYDITVCNIGPNSAANAAELAVHLSVSCFRLTSFWEHCFRFMAPSIRGAREFVGGTECEVVPPIAVSEGPLGDNEVELKGCSTSYMFPKRKQDQKRLNLSKECVIANKQMDSLFGKRVLILGFGSIGQAIGKRLSLGFEMEIFYHKRSGPVKDGTLPYSPTYLASLDHETCSEIDLIILALPGGPGTENMVNEEFLSKFKDGVRIVNVGRGSCIDEDAFFKGLDSGKIASAGLDVYKGENSNQIDKRFFQRWDVTLLPHIGTMFGSYYVTATRITLKNLESFFIKGEGGIYPLN from the coding sequence ATGTTCACAGAGTCACATGGAGTATGCCAAAAACAGGGGAAGCCTAAGGTTCTAATACTTAATTCAAAAGTGACTGAAGTTGCAACTCATATTGATGAATGGGAACAACTCTcagaatattttgattttgtcCTTTATGAGTTGACAACTACTGCTGCTCTCCAGGAATATCTACCAACGTCTGGCATATCAGCATTATGGATTTCAGCGGAGTTTTTTAACGTTGTTAACGGCCTAAATGACATTTTAGACTATCTACCGCCATCTAtgaaattgttgttgattcCTTGGGTTGGTTACGAGTTTTCGGACCCCAAAATGTTGCGTGAAAAATATGACATTACTGTGTGCAATATTGGTCCCAATTCCGCAGCTAATGCTGCCGAACTTGCAGTGCACTTGAGTGTTAGTTGCTTTAGGTTGACATCTTTCTGGGAGCATTGCTTTAGGTTTATGGCACCTTCCATTCGTGGAGCGCGTGAGTTTGTCGGCGGTACCGAATGTGAAGTTGTTCCCCCCATTGCTGTATCAGAAGGTCCTCTTGGTGACAATGAAGTGGAATTGAAAGGGTGCTCAACTTCGTACATGTTTCCCAAACGGAAACAGGACCAGAAGCGGTTAAATCTGTCCAAGGAATGTGTGATCGCCAATAAACAGATGGATTCATTATTCGGTAAGCGAGTACTAATTCTTGGATTTGGTTCCATCGGACAAGCTATTGGAAAACGGTTATCTCTTGGGTTTGAaatggaaattttttaCCATAAGAGGTCTGGACCGGTTAAGGATGGTACTTTGCCATACAGTCCAACATACCTCGCATCATTGGACCATGAGACATGTTCTGAAATCGACCTTATTATATTAGCTTTGCCAGGTGGCCCAGGAACAGAAAATATGGTCAACGAAGAATTCCTTTCGAAATTCAAAGATGGAGTTCGTATTGTTAATGTTGGTCGTGGTTCCTGTATAGATGAGGATGCCTTTTTCAAAGGATTGGATTCAGGGAAGATAGCGTCAGCTGGTTTAGATGTATACAAAGGAGAAAATAGCAATCAAATCGACAAGAGATTCTTTCAAAGATGGGATGTGACCTTGCTACCACATATTGGTACCATGTTCGGAAGTTACTATGTTACCGCTACACGGATCACCTTGAAAAATCTCGAGagtttctttatcaaaggCGAAGGAGGTATATACCCTTTGAACTAA
- the GDE1 gene encoding glycerophosphocholine phosphodiesterase (similar to Ashbya gossypii AGR223W): MKFGKTFPNHQVPEWSHKYVNYKALKKVIKEITSLQGDLYKQKHKNDVRNGDNPVSVKRRDTSNVEERYLNHPEVKKLLASFFFALDRDIEKVDNFYNMEFMEYDRRLRKLLSSPQFTDLTSLPLMGTHINSSVTNYGVIQQPVPHVGSYTCNVAGNGIGRATDYSHVDQVYVQANPTEESDTLAEVLNILIELRSHFRNLKWYGELNKRAFTKILKKLDKKAGSNQQHSYLQARIMPLDFSNDAEVVKDLSVINEILDRISPRVRDLQARLRNDDKRIFKDSTSPIDSLSQLIEKDDGAGLINELTSIYRSVVLIPTRVLVTILNKSALSQSFKCVDEVLEIIPTLGDPSDINSRNFFHHHVIALGKKHKSILEHRNDLNSLLTDCLDFEAAIPPDTNARLLGAFGPDGVNSDDSPASLSHILQQLPAHLRPSLLQRDNYKRTPLHYSAQFGLVEVTRIIIEYLKEWGAWNADIAIDDVQTWGDSEGFTPLHLAVIGTHALTVTTMVSFMSPGKSVKTPRLLHLATRLNSPALIDSLLSVNGFDINHQDAETSETPLYVACKLDLYEAAKALIKRGANMEIGEKLFGWTPIFIAVTEGYARIVKLLIDNGAKHDIFDESGWTPMEHAALRGHLEIAEMVKITNNKAITRPKFASNWSTPTKPGDSITLLSASTNTSESTLGSDARGISLSPNNSNEFYKLRVTSSSSIDKISESNKGKQKKLLKSQLSSGKIPTVKDNNLPQPVKSFGHNFLQKNESVIMVTLGTNDSRTKIPVVSLNRVPVSKVSSTELDTALSLMVTCKEDLDQQPVILDLPLDENLDSINFKVPHKHDSSYVIFFDIVPTYGYALSDKCNKADKNVQLSNSNNNGSTQTEYQMDLAAKHPSEHINRTGAYLQQGSQLCQETPQNKQGSKILGRAVAFLDSATKAVGTNKCSIAETIVVPIIGSDSLEILGTVCFNFLIATPFLHRNLSLGPAETYWKSLVSTRVIGHRGLGKNMNTKKSLQLGENTIESFIAAASLGASYVEFDVQLTKDSIPVVYHDFLVAESGVDIPMHELTLEQFLNLSNADRHNGQLRNSANKPGAGNSRNPSRRRLSMDDSSAEAIKRSLMMLGEDEETDNDLTTIYRDRMRLTRTFKKTAFKANSRGHAIASNFATLEELFKKIPQNVGFNIECKYPMVDEAEEEHISPVAIELNHWVDTVLQVVYENAGGRDVIFSSFQPNICIMLSLKQPSFPILFLTEGGKVRRCDMRAASLQNAIRLAHRWNLLGIVSAADPIVIAPRLAQIVKSSGLVCVTYGVQNNDPETARIEMDAGVDAVIVDSVLAVRKGLTKNADDLEEETTDSTNV; encoded by the coding sequence ATGAAGTTTGGTAAGACGTTTCCGAATCATCAAGTACCAGAATGGTCTCATAAATACGTGAATTACAAGGCTTTAAAGAAGgttattaaagaaatcaCATCCTTGCAAGGAGACCTCTATAAGCAGAAACATAAGAATGATGTTCGTAATGGAGATAATCCTGTGTCGGTGAAAAGAAGAGATACATCCAATGTTGAAGAAAGGTATTTGAACCACCCAGAGGTGAAAAAGTTGCTTGCCAGTTTCTTCTTTGCCTTGGATAGGGACATTGAGAAAGTGGATAATTTTTATAACATGGAGTTTATGGAATACGATAGGAGGTTACGGAAATTGCTATCTAGTCCACAATTTACTGATCTAACATCTCTTCCTCTAATGGGTACACATATCAATAGTTCAGTAACGAATTATGGTGTTATTCAGCAGCCTGTACCCCACGTTGGGTCCTATACATGTAATGTTGCGGGAAATGGTATTGGGAGAGCGACAGATTATTCTCATGTTGATCAAGTTTATGTCCAAGCTAATCCTACTGAAGAGTCTGACACTTTAGCTGaagttttaaatattcttATCGAATTGAGATCTCACTTCAGGAACTTGAAATGGTATGGGGAATTGAATAAGCGTGCGTTTACAAAGATTCTTAAGAAGTTGGATAAGAAGGCAGGTTCTAATCAACAACATTCCTACCTTCAAGCTCGGATAATGCCATTGGACTTTTCTAATGATGCAGAAGTTGTTAAAGATCTCTCTGTAATCaatgaaattttggatCGTATATCTCCACGTGTAAGAGACCTCCAGGCTAGACTTCGTAATGACGACAAACGTATATTTAAAGATTCTACGTCGCCAATTGATAGTCTCTCTCAGCTAATAGAAAAAGATGATGGAGCTGGTCTAATAAACGAACTAACTTCCATTTACAGATCTGTGGTACTTATTCCAACAAGAGTTTTGGTTACGATATTAAACAAGTCTGCTCTATCTCAATCTTTTAAGTGCGTAGATGAAGTTTTGGAGATTATACCTACGTTAGGAGATCCTTCGGATATTAACAGTAGAAACTTTTTCCATCACCATGTTATTGCATTAGGTAAAAAGCACAAAAGTATTTTGGAACATCGTAACGATTTGAATTCACTTCTAACTGATTGCTTGGATTTTGAAGCTGCTATTCCCCCTGATACTAATGCGAGATTGTTAGGAGCGTTTGGTCCTGATGGTGTCAACTCCGATGACTCTCCTGCCTCCCTATCccatattcttcaacagcTGCCAGCCCACTTAAGACCATCCTTGTTACAACGCGATAACTATAAGCGTACGCCGTTACATTACTCAGCACAGTTTGGTCTAGTCGAGGTCACTAGAATTATAATTGAATATCTCAAAGAATGGGGAGCTTGGAATGCTGATATTGCTATTGATGATGTCCAAACTTGGGGTGATTCTGAAGGATTTACACCGTTACATTTAGCAGTTATCGGAACACATGCTCTCACTGTCACTACCATGGTGTCTTTTATGAGTCCAGGTAAATCGGTGAAAACTCCGCGGTTACTACATCTAGCTACAAGATTAAACTCACCTGCGTTAATCGACTCTTTACTATCTGTTAATGGCTTTGATATTAACCATCAAGATGCCGAAACTAGTGAGACACCTTTATATGTTGCTTGTAAATTAGACTTATATGAGGCTGCGAAGGCTTTGATAAAGCGAGGAGCCAATATGGAGATCGGGGAGAAATTATTTGGCTGGACTCCTATTTTTATTGCAGTGACTGAAGGATATGCTAGGATTGTAAAATTGCTAATTGATAACGGTGCAAAAcatgatatttttgatgaaagtGGATGGACTCCAATGGAACATGCTGCTTTAAGAGGTCATCTAGAAATTGCGGAAATGGTGAAGATCACAAACAATAAGGCAATTACCCGTCCAAAGTTTGCTTCTAATTGGAGTACTCCAACAAAGCCAGGTGATAGTATCACACTGCTTTCAGCTTCCACGAATACTTCAGAATCCACTCTCGGATCAGATGCCAGGGGAATTTCTTTATCGCCCAATAATAGTAACGAGTTTTATAAATTGCGTGTtacttcatcatcttccatTGATAAGATATCGGAGTCTAATAAGGGGaagcaaaagaaattgttgaaatcTCAATTAAGTTCTGGGAAAATACCAACAGTTAAGGATAATAATTTACCGCAGCCTGTCAAATCTTTTGGCCACAACTTTTTGCAGAAGAATGAAAGTGTTATTATGGTCACCCTTGGCACTAATGATTCAAGAACTAAAATTCCAGTAGTGTCTTTAAATAGAGTTCCTGTTTCGAAAGTTTCATCCACAGAACTTGACACTGCCTTATCGCTAATGGTCACATGTAAGGAAGACCTAGATCAGCAACCTGTTATTCTTGACTTACCCTTGGACGAAAACTTGGATTCCATCAACTTTAAAGTGCCTCACAAACATGATTCTTCATACGTTATATTTTTCGATATTGTCCCTACCTATGGCTATGCATTATCTGACAAATGCAATAAGGCAGATAAGAACGTACAATTGTCAAACAGTAACAATAATGGTTCTACCCAAACTGAATACCAGATGGATCTAGCAGCAAAACACCCTTCTGAACATATTAACAGGACTGGGGCATATTTGCAACAGGGTTCGCAGTTGTGTCAAGAAACCCCACAAAATAAACAAGGTTCCAAGATTTTAGGCCGTGCGGTTGCGTTCCTAGACTCTGCAACTAAAGCTGTTGGGACGAACAAATGTTCAATTGCCGAGACCATTGTAGTGCCTATAATTGGAAGCGATTCGTTGGAAATTTTAGGTACAGTCTGCTTTAATTTCTTAATAGCAACCCCATTTTTACATCGAAACTTGTCTCTGGGGCCTGCTGAAACTTACTGGAAATCATTGGTATCTACCAGAGTCATTGGCCATCGTGGGCTTGGCAAGAACATgaacacaaaaaaatccCTACAACTAGGAGAGAACACTATTGAATCTTTCATAGCAGCAGCGTCTCTTGGCGCTTCGTACGTTGAGTTTGATGTACAGTTGACGAAGGATAGCATTCCAGTTGTATACCACGACTTTTTAGTTGCTGAATCTGGAGTCGATATCCCTATGCATGAATTGACTTTGGAGCAATTTTTGAACCTAAGCAATGCTGACAGACATAATGGTCAACTACGAAACTCTGCTAATAAACCGGGTGCTGGAAATAGCCGTAATCCAAGTCGCAGGCGATTGTCGATGGATGACAGCAGTGCAGAAGCGATCAAAAGGTCATTGATGATGCTTGgagaagatgaagagacTGATAATGACTTGACTACTATTTATCGTGATAGGATGAGATTAACCAGAACCTTCAAGAAGACTGCGTTCAAGGCAAATTCTAGAGGCCATGCTATAGCATCTAACTTTGCGACCTTAGAGGAGTTGTTCAAGAAGATCCCTCAAAACGTGggttttaatattgaatGTAAATATCCGATGGTAGAtgaagctgaagaagaacacaTTAGCCCCGTTGCCATCGAACTAAATCACTGGGTAGATACGGTTTTACAAGTCGTATACGAAAACGCCGGTGGACGTGACGTGATATTCTCGTCGTTCCAGCCAAACATCTGCATAATGCTATCCTTAAAACAACCATCATTCCCGATATTGTTCTTAACGGAAGGAGGTAAGGTGAGAAGATGCGACATGAGAGCTGCATCTCTACAGAATGCAATTCGGTTGGCACACAGATGGAACCTATTGGGCATTGTTTCTGCCGCAGATCCGATTGTCATCGCTCCCCGGCTCGCCCAAATTGTGAAATCTAGTGGCCTAGTATGTGTCACGTACGGCGTGCAAAATAATGACCCTGAAACGGCAAGAATCGAAATGGATGCTGGCGTCGATGCTGTGATTGTAGACAGTGTCTTAGCAGTGCGTAAAGGTCTAACGAAAAATGCTGATGACTTAGAAGAGGAGACGACCGACTCGACCAACGTATAA
- a CDS encoding uncharacterized protein (similar to Ashbya gossypii AGR224C): MTHSVIISNIPLEVSNVTVMKFIQLNELVVEHIQPFPDEYHHINEEAQTKTLQIFTHDDEGKHLISDLFSDISVMDKMLDLEKLVKCGPNSVPRGERASEQEVGGTQGTTGRGSLSRGRRISVTIL; the protein is encoded by the coding sequence ATGACGCACAGTGTGATTATTTCGAACATCCCCCTAGAGGTATCCAATGTTACGGTCATGAAGTTTATCCAGCTGAATGAGCTAGTTGTGGAGCACATCCAGCCTTTCCCGGATGAATACCACCATATCAATGAGGAGGCTCAGACTAAGACATTGCAGATCTTCACCCATGACGATGAGGGAAAACATCTTATTAGTGATCTTTTCAGTGATATCTCTGTTATGGATAAAATGCTTGACTTGGAGAAGCTGGTGAAGTGTGGGCCGAACAGTGTTCCTCGCGGGGAACGGGCCAGTGAACAAGAGGTGGGCGGAACACAGGGGACTACTGGGAGAGGATCCCTGAGTCGTGGTAGGAGGATTTCGGTCACAATCTTGTGA
- the TOA1 gene encoding transcription initiation factor IIA large subunit (similar to Ashbya gossypii AGR228C), whose product MSNIEAAKVYEEVVEGVINEVRQDFENAGIDEQTLQDLRRIWQSKLSESRVARFTWDPEATEAPHRTEISAAFSGSGMECQHADGSGQPSSANNGNMQIPGIMIKDDSNDLGGIAQAANNDSQPNGEKDGNKDIKQTIELTMDDPSGDMAEQLKQQAKQAKKSALLETDEINSDLDDTDDEYVNFGEEENGNDVNIMLCLYEKVLRVKNKWKCNLKDGIATINNKDYAFQKAQGESEW is encoded by the coding sequence ATGTCTAATATCGAAGCAGCTAAGGTATATGAGGAGGTTGTTGAAGGTGTAATCAACGAGGTTAGGCaggattttgaaaatgcaGGGATAGACGAACAAACTCTACAGGATTTAAGAAGAATATGGCAATCCAAGTTAAGTGAGTCCAGGGTTGCAAGGTTCACATGGGATCCGGAGGCTACTGAGGCGCCACATCGAACTGAGATATCGGCGGCGTTTTCTGGTTCTGGGATGGAATGCCAACACGCGGATGGTTCTGGGCAACCAAGCAGTGCGAATAACGGTAATATGCAGATCCCTGGTATTATGATAAAGGATGATTCGAATGATTTGGGTGGGATTGCACAGGCAGCTAACAATGATTCTCAACCCAATGGTGAAAAAGATGGaaataaagatattaaacaaaCGATAGAGCTAACTATGGACGATCCTAGTGGAGACATGGCAGAACAGTTAAAGCAACAAGCGAAGCAAGCTAAGAAGTCGGCTTTACTGGAGACGGACGAGATTAACAGTGACCTAGATGATACAGATGATGAGTACGTGAATTTTGGGGAGGAAGAGAATGGTAATGACGTTAATATTATGCTATGCTTGTATGAAAAAGTGCTTCGGGTGAAAAATAAATGGAAGTGTAACTTGAAAGATGGAATAGCCACAATTAACAATAAGGATTATGCATTTCAGAAGGCTCAGGGTGAAAGTGAGTGGTAG
- the CAR1 gene encoding arginase (similar to Ashbya gossypii AGR225C) produces the protein MTGTAGKPNYKFFETKKATIVLAPFSGGQGKSGVEDGPKYLMKQGLQHGLESVGWQVDVKKPLEGRDFEQRKISSPEVDGKVKNPTIVGEATQLIYGAVKSAAHEGRLPVTLGGDHSIAIGTVSGVLDKYPDAGLLWIDAHADINTLASTDSGNLHGCPVSFLMNMERDSWPESLKWVPGTLKPNKIAYIGLRDVDPEEKIILKNLGIAAFSMYHVDRYGINAVIEMALKAVSPDGKGPIMVSYDVDAIDPMYVPATGTPVRGGLTLREGLFIVERIAETGNLVALDVVECNPGLASHDLHVIDTVQSGCSIARCALGETLL, from the coding sequence ATGACGGGTACTGCTGGGAAACCAAACTACAAGTTTTTTGAGACTAAAAAGGCTACAATCGTTCTCGCGCCATTCAGTGGTGGTCAGGGAAAGTCTGGTGTTGAAGATGGGCCAaagtatttgatgaaaCAGGGTCTACAGCACGGACTCGAGTCTGTGGGGTGGCAAGTGGACGTGAAAAAGCCTTTGGAAGGGCGTGACTTTGAACAACGGAAAATTAGCTCGCCCGAGGTGGATGGCAAGGTCAAGAATCCGACCATTGTGGGCGAAGCCACGCAGTTGATCTACGGGGCGGTGAAGTCAGCAGCACACGAAGGCCGGCTCCCCGTAACCCTTGGTGGCGATCACTCCATCGCCATTGGGACGGTTTCCGGTGTTCTTGATAAGTATCCAGATGCAGGACTTTTGTGGATTGATGCCCATGCTGACATCAACACTCTCGCGTCGACTGATTCAGGAAACCTACACGGCTGTCCGGTTTCctttttgatgaatatgGAAAGGGACTCATGGCCAGAATCCCTAAAGTGGGTCCCAGGTACCTTAAAGCCCAACAAGATTGCGTACATTGGGCTCAGAGATGTTGATCCCGAGGAGAAGATCATATTGAAGAACCTCGGAATAGCTGCCTTCTCCATGTACCATGTTGATCGCTACGGAATCAACGCCGTCATTGAAATGGCCTTGAAGGCAGTCAGCCCGGATGGCAAGGGTCCCATTATGGTTAGCTACGACGTGGACGCTATCGACCCAATGTACGTGCCTGCTACTGGAACCCCTGTCAGAGGCGGCCTCACCTTGAGAGAAGGCCTATTTATCGTCGAAAGAATTGCCGAAACCGGCAACCTTGTCGCGCTCGACGTTGTAGAATGCAACCCAGGATTGGCCTCGCACGACTTACATGTGATTGACACCGTCCAATCTGGCTGCTCCATTGCAAGGTGCGCTCTTGGCGAAACCTTACTATGA
- the PEX25 gene encoding Pex25p (similar to Ashbya gossypii AGR226W): protein MVEAFTDFYRPNMFTDIDTGAITNGVSMPAAILMRKDSDDEDEDSGNSGTDVNDVFIEQGDGSVGGEGLFSELSNGRVGEQAEAVAVTDGEGGSEQLLPIIHNMDILSKLFESIAGKDKMFKILKYSLDLLRLYISRYRHNMIKSDPETLLRYAKSIASWNFWVMIRHPVTVVKLFLISTSKQFEKNSLVVCDTIATFRQVLRFGGTPFLLRTFYLKCKDTYLQIKKAPSREPYTVLRTINKIWSNESTLTDFLWLYFGIMDELSLTHKLGLWANKPLYEFVTRHEVLSWHYDIMLSLKKSWLQLQKLNAHKLDLEIQWKVRQRAWDMSQKLNSGRQFSQIKRQLLKDLQLNYPTTDTSLTSELEKINQDRHILYLDLVRLSFDFLANSTDVLNLSVPSGTYGWLSLGSGITGFFKLWLQAKKELQFNNKPF, encoded by the coding sequence ATGGTTGAAGCTTTTACCGATTTCTACCGACCAAACATGTTTACGGATATAGACACAGGGGCAATTACGAATGGTGTTAGCATGCCAGCAGCTATTCTAATGAGGAAGGATAGcgatgacgaagatgaagatagcGGGAACAGTGGTACAGATGTGAatgatgtttttattgaacAAGGTGACGGCAGTGTTGGTGGTGAAGGGCTTTTCAGTGAGCTTTCGAATGGTCGTGTTGGTGAACAAGCTGAAGCTGTTGCGGTGACGGATGGTGAGGGTGGTTCTGAGCAGTTGTTGCCTATTATTCATAATATGGATATACTGAGCAAGTTATTTGAAAGTATTGCTGGGAAGGATAAAATGTTcaagatattgaagtaTTCGTTAGACCTCTTGAGGCTCTATATTAGCAGATATAGACATAATATGATAAAATCTGATCCAGAGACTTTGCTCCGATATGCAAAGTCGATTGCGTCTTGGAATTTTTGGGTTATGATACGCCATCCAGTAACTGTGGTCAAGCTGTTTTTAATTTCGACATCCAAGcagtttgaaaagaattCTTTGGTCGTATGTGATACCATAGCTACTTTCAGACAAGTGTTGAGGTTCGGAGGGACACCGTTCCTCCTCAGGACGTTTTACCTAAAATGTAAAGACACCTATTTACAAATAAAGAAGGCCCCTTCTAGGGAACCATACACAGTTTTAAGGACAATTAACAAAATCTGGTCGAATGAAAGTACCTTAACAGACTTCCTCTGGCTCTACTTTGGAATTATGGACGAATTGTCGTTGACACACAAACTTGGTTTATGGGCGAACAAACCGTTGTATGAGTTTGTCACCAGACATGAAGTACTCTCCTGGCATTACGATATAATGCTCAGCTTAAAGAAAAGTTGGCTGCAATTGCAAAAGTTAAATGCCCATAAATTGGATTTAGAAATCCAATGGAAAGTACGCCAAAGAGCATGGGATATGTcacaaaaattaaatagTGGAAGACAGTTTTCTCAAATAAAAAGACAACTGCTCAAAGATTTGCAGCTGAATTACCCAACAACTGATACTTCCCTGACATCCGAATTGGAAAAAATCAACCAAGACCGCCACATACTATATTTAGATCTTGTTAGATTATCTTTTGACTTTTTGGCTAACTCTACAGATGTTTTGAACCTTTCGGTGCCTTCTGGAACCTATGGTTGGTTATCGTTGGGGTCTGGTATCACGGGGTTCTTCAAATTATGGCTGCAAGCTAAAAAGGAGCTTCAATTTAACAATAAACCATTTTGA